From the genome of Spinacia oleracea cultivar Varoflay chromosome 2, BTI_SOV_V1, whole genome shotgun sequence, one region includes:
- the LOC110796162 gene encoding probable trehalose-phosphate phosphatase D, protein MNMFLRVFKYRTQNNTNKKKQESEKMTNQNVVVSDAKSTMKVAAVAMAAMSNTSIFSPAVPKPPSSSAGRFVRRKALKKLETQGGPPKISAWVDSMRASSPAKSPPSSPDHDSWMVTHPSALEMFEEIAKSSKGKKIVMFLDYDGTLSPIVQDPDRAFMSDEMRAAVKSVARYFPTAIVSGRGKDKVHDFVKLNELYYAGSHGMDIEGPSNGSDDKSIVCQPASEFLPIINEVYKKLVSKTQFIEGAYVESNKFCLSVHFRNVDEKKWPELAEQVKEVLSDYPKLKMTYGRKVLEIKPTIKWNKGKALEFLLEALGFSNSKDVLPIYIGDDRTDEDAFKVLRKKKQGFGILVSKFPKETSAAYTLQDPSEVMCFLQRMVEWKQASQRGYYRS, encoded by the exons ATCAGAAAAAATGACAAACCAAAATGTGGTAGTTTCCGATGCGAAATCCACCATGAAAGTGGCGGCGGTTGCCATGGCAGCCATGTCAAACACTTCAATCTTCTCCCCGGCGGTACCTAAACCACCGTCTTCTTCCGCCGGAAGATTTGTCCGGCGAAAAGCTCTAAAAAAGCTTGAAACTCAAGGTGGCCCACCAAAGATCAGTGCTTGGGTTGATTCCATGAGAGCTTCTTCTCCTGCTAAATCACCACCTTCTTCCCCTGATCACGACTCTTGGATG GTGACACACCCTTCTgcattggaaatgtttgaagAGATTGCCAAAtcatcaaaaggaaagaaaatcgTTATGTTTCTTGATTACGATGGTACTCTTTCACCCATTGTTCAAGACCCTGATCGTGCTTTCATGTCCGATGAG ATGAGAGCTGCTGTGAAGTCGGTGGCAAGATACTTCCCTACTGCAATCGTTAGCGGGAGAGGCAAAGACAAG GTTCATGATTTTGTAAAATTGAACGAGTTGTATTACGCTGGAAGCCATGGAATGGACATTGAAGGACCTTCAAATGGAAGTGACGATAAATCAATAGTTTGTCAACCTGCAAGTGAGTTTCTTCCAATCATCAATGAAGTTTACAAAAAATTGGTGTCGAAAACTCAGTTCATTGAAGGTGCTTATGTTGAGAGCAACAAATTCTGTTTATCTGTACATTTCCGCAACGTTGATGAAAAG aaaTGGCCTGAGTTAGCTGAACAAGTGAAAGAGGTGCTTAGTGACTACCCTAAACTAAAAATGACTTATGGTAGAAAAGTATTAGAAATCAAGCCAACAATTAAATGGAACAAAGGCAAAGCACTTGAGTTTTTATTGGAGGCACTTG GTTTTTCGAACTCGAAAGATGTCTTACCAATTTACATTGGAGATGATAGAACAGATGAAGATGCATTTAAGGTATTAAGGAAGAAAAAACAGGGATTTGGCATCCTTGTTTCCAAGTTTCCTAAGGAAACTTCTGCTGCTTATACCCTACAAGACCCCTCTgag GTAATGTGCTTTCTACAACGGATGGTGGAATGGAAGCAAGCATCTCAACGGGGCTACTATAGGTCTTAA